GATAAGCCCGTCGGGCGGCCGTTCTACGGCGACAGTCGGTCCTGCGCCCTGGCCGGTAGTCCCCCCGACGCCCATCCGGTTGGGGCGTACAGCCCCCTCTTCGATCCGGCCTCCCCCATCGTCGCCGGGACGGAGCCCGCCGACAGGGGTTCCGTCATCTACGCCGCCCTGGACGACTACAACCTCGGCGCCTCGCTCTACAACGGCGGCCGGCACGACCAGGCCGTCCCCCGTTTCCGCCGCGTCCTGGAGCGGGTGGGCGACCTGAACCGCGCCGGGTACTGGCTGGCGGCGGCGCTTTACCGATCCGGCGACCCGGCCGGGGCGGAAGCTGCGCTCGATTCATTCCTCGGGCACAGCCCCGGAGACATGGACGGCCTCCTGCTGCGCGCCGAGGTCCTCCGAGCGCTCGGTCGGTCGGCGGATGCCCTGGTCGAGCTCCAGACGGAAATCGCCCGCCTGCCCGATGAACCGCGGCTCTACGACGAGCTGGCCGAGGTGTACCGGGGGCTGGGGGATTTCCGGCAGGCGGAGCTTCTGCGCCAGAGGGCGCGGGAGGTGGCCGGTGCATGACCGGGTGCTCGTCCTGGGGGCCGGCCTGACGGGGCTCGCCGCCGCCGACGATCTGGCGGCCGCCGGTGTCCCCTGTCTGGTCCTGGAGCGGTCCCCCACCGTGGGCGGTCTGGCCGGTGGGCTAAGGCGTAACGGGTTCAGCTTCGACTACGGCCCCCACCGCTTCCACACCCCGGACCCCCGGATCGAAAGCTGGTTCACCGACCTCTTCCCCGACGGCGCCTGGTTGCGGCCCCGGCGCAAGAGCGAGATACAGCTCGTCGGTCGGCGATTCGCCTACCCCCTGGAACTGGGCGACGTGGTGCGCAAGCTGGATTTCACGGACAACGCCCGGGCATTTTCCGACTACCTGGTGAGCTCGCTGCGACGGGCCTTGTCGCGCCCCGACGAGGCGAGCTTCGAGGACTGGGTGGTCAACCGCTTCGGCCGCACGCTCTACGACCTCTACTTCAAGCCGTACACGGAGAAGCTCTGGGGCGTCCCGACCCGGGAAATCTCGCCCGACTGGGCCGCGCAGCGCATCAGCCTGGTCAGCCTGTTCGACGTCCTCAAGCGGCTTCTCTCCAGGGGTTCCGGCAAAGACCCCCGGACCTACGCCCGGGAGTTCCTCTACCCGGAGGCCGGCATCGGCGAATTGCCCCGCCGTCTCGCGGCGAGGGCGGTTTCCCGCGGGGCGGAGATACGCCTGGACGCTGAGGTCGTCGCCCTGAAGGTCAGGGAAGGGGCGTTCGAGGTCGAGGTCAAAGACGCCGACGGAAAGGTTTACCGCGAATCGGGGAGCGCCGTCGTCTCCACCGTCCCCCTGGCGGAGCTGGTCGGCTTCATCGAGCCGCGCCCCGGGGCGGAGGTTCTCCGGGCGACCCGGGGGCTCCGCTCGCGCTCTGTCGTCTTTCTGCATTTGACGCTGGATGGAGAGACGCCCTCGGACAACCACTGGATATACTTCCCCGAGCCGGGTTACGTCTTCAACCGGGTCAGCGAGCCGGCCAACTTTTCGCCGAAACTGACGCCGCCGGGCTGCGCGGCGATCACCGCCGAGGTGAGCTGCGACGTCGGCGACCGGTTCTGGCGGATGGGGCTCGGTGAGCTCTGTCGGAAGAACCTGTCCGGCCTGGCGTCGGTCGGGCTCTTGAAAAAATCGCCCCGGGCCTGCGCCGTGTCCCGCCGGCCCCACGCCTACCCCCTCTACGACCGCGGATACGGCGAGAGGTTCAAGGTCTGCCTGGAGCACGTCAACCGTCATCCCGGCCTCATCACCACCGGGCGGCAGGGGCTCTTCCGGTACGGGAACATGGACCACGCGGTCGTCATGGGCCGGAAGGCGGCATTATCTCTCAGGGGTAAAATGGACCGCGAGGAGGCCCAGGCGGTGGGCACGACGCAGGAGTATTTTGGCTGATGCGGCGGCTCCTCCTCATCGTCAAGAACTTCCCCCCTTTTCGGACCGAGCCGAACACGGCCAATTTGGTCAAATACCTCGGCCGGCAGGGGTGGAAAATAGACGTGCTGTGCTCCCGCCCCGGCTGGGGGGTGGACACGCGCGGCCTCACCCGCGACGAGGCCCAGCTCGAGGCGCTCCACCCGAGCACGACCGTTTTTCCGGTGGCGACGGTCAACCCCGTCCACGGTCTCGGTCTTTTACTGAAGGGGCGGGGAAATGCGGGGTCGTCGGGCGGGAGGCTGTCCCGGCGCCACGTCTCGCCCCTCGGCCGCCTCTTCCGCTCCGTCCTGCACGTTCCCGATTCGGAGCACTACTGGTTCCACCCGGCGTTCTGGCGCGGACTGCGGCTTATAAAAAAACGCCGCCCGGACCTCCTCCTCACCTCGGGACCGCCCTTCACCACCCACCTCGCCGGCTGGAAGCTGAAAAAACTCACCGGCATTCCCTGGGTCTGCCACAGCCGCGACCTTTTTTTGGAAAACCCGCTCTACACCCCGTGGCTTCCCTGGCGGCGGGGGCTGGACCGGGTGCTGGAGCGCCTTGTCATGCGGGGCGCCGACGCGGTAACCACGGTCTACCCCGAGGCCACGGAACTCCTCCGGCGGCGGTACGCACGACCGGGGCAATTTTTTAGGACCGTGCGTAACGGTTACGACGAGGAAGTTTTCGCGGGGATGGAGCCGGTTTCCACGGACCGCTTCACCGTTCTCTACGGCGGGCGTCTGGCGGCCGACGACGCCGACGGGCGCACCGGCTGGTCGCTCCTGGACGGCCTCGGGCTGTGGCTGAAGCGGCGTCCCGGGCTCCGAAAGGCCGTTCGCCTGAGGCTCGTGGGGAACATCCACCCCGTTTACGGGGAGGAGGTCGCGCGGCGGGGGCTGGCCGACGCCGTCGAGATTTTTCCGCCGGTCCCCCTCGGCGAGATGGTCGGCCTCGAGCTGGGGGCCGACGTGCTGGTGATCATCCTGGAGGACTCGCCGAAGAACTGGTTCACCGCCGGGGGTAAAATCTACGAGAGCGCCCGGGCGGGCAGGCCGATTCTGGGCGTCCTGCCGGAGAACGCCGCCGCGAGGCTCATCCGGCAGAAAAACCTCGGCCTCGTCGCGCGCTACGGCTCGGCGGAGCAAGTAGCCACGGCCCTGGACGCGCTCCACGAGGGCGTGACCTCGGGCACGTTGAGCTACGGCGGGCCGGAGCGTGACGCCTTCGTGCGCGAGACCAGCTTCGAGCGCCTGGCGGCGAGATTTTCCGAAATCTTCGGCGAGCTTCTCGGTTGACCCGCCTCCGGCGGGCGTGGTAAGCTAAATCCTCAATTGAAGCGGTCTTATAGACCACGGAGGCAACTTGGACCTGTTGCAGGCAGCCGCGCTGGGTTTTGTCCAGGGGGCGACCGAGTTCCTCCCCGTTTCGAGCTCCGGCCATCTGGTGCTCACCGGGGCACTCATCGGCGTGGAGCCGGATTTCAACCTGGCCTTCGGCGTGTTTCTCCACTTCGCCACGGCGCTGGCGGTGCTGGTCTACTTCGCCAAACGCTTCGTCGGGCTGGTGCGCATCCTCTTCGTCAACCCGGTCCGTTGGATCGGCGGAAAAAAGATACCCGACGGCGACCGCCGCCTGGGTCGGCTTCTGGTGGGGATAATCCTCGGCACGTTGCCGGCGGTGGCCGTGGGCCTTTTGTTAAAGGCCCAGATTGACGAGGCGTTCCGCTCACCGATGCTGGCGGCCGCGATGCTCTACGTCACCGCGGCGATTCTCTTCAGCCTTCTGCTGCGCAAGCGCGACCGGGTGAAGGCCGAGACGGTTGAGACGACGGAGCCCCCCGCCCCCCCGTTTTGGCGCGCCCTCCTCGTCGGCGTGGCGCAGGCGGTGGCCATTCTGCCGGGAATCAGCCGCTCCGGCGCGACCATCGTCGCCGGAATCCACCTGGGCGAGGAGCAGAGGCACGCCGCCGAGTTCAGCTTCCTCCTCTCCCTGCCGGCCATCCTCGGGGCCAACATCGTCGAGCTGGGCGACGTGATTTCTTCGGGTACGTGGCTCCCCTGGCCGGTGTACTTGATCGGGGGCGCGACCGCCTTTTTCACCGGTCTGGCGGCCATCTGGGTCGTCATGCGGACCGTGAAGAGCGGGCGCTTCTGGCTCTTCGGAATCTACTGCGCGGTCGTGGCCACGGTTTCCCTCATCGTCTGGTGACGCTTTGGTTTCACGGAAAAAGAAAAAGGACGAGGAACGGGCCGTCGGGACGGGCCTCTTCCTGCTCGTCGCCGGCATCCTGTCCTTCGTCAGCCTGATCGTCTTCCTGGACTCGGGCGCGCCGGAAAATATCGGCGAGGCAAGCTCCGGCTTCGTCGGCGACCTTGGATTGTCCTGGGGCCGGGCCCAGGTCTGGCTCTGCGGTTACCTCGCCCTGGCGCTGGCCCTGGTCGTCGCCTACTTGGGAGTGGAGCTCCTCCGGGGGACCCGGGAAAAACTCGGTCGGAGAATCATCGGCTTCCTCCTCCTCGTCACCTCCCTCGCGGTCCTCTTCGGTCTGACCGGCGTCGGTGGGGCCGACACCCCGTGGCACCACTACGGGGGCCTCGTCGGCGTCGGCATCGCCGGGTGGCTGCTCGGCGCCGTAGGCTCCCTGGGGACCATCGTCGCGGCCCTGGTGGGGCTGATTTTCGGTTTCACCCTGGCCACCGGCGTCCGGATCGCCGCGCTGGGCGGGGGATTGGCCGGTGGATGCCGGTGGGTGGCGGGGAAGGTCGGCCGCCTGTTCCGGGGCCGCGATTGGTCGCGAGCGGTGCCCGAGACGACCGCGCCCGTCGAATCGGTTCAGGCGGAGCCGGTGCCCCCCGTCGAAACGACTAAATCGAAGCCCCCCGAGCCCGAGGTCGCCGAAGAGCTTACCGACCTGCCGGAGTGGCAGCAGCCCGGGGTGAGCGCCGTAAACGAGGCGCCGCCCCTGGACCTCCTCGCCCCCCGGGAATCCGGCGACCAGCCGGACGATCCCGAGGAACGCCGCGCCCGGGTGAGAATCCTCACCGGTTTCCTGGAGCAGAACCAGCTCGCGGCTAACGTGGTGGAATACACCGAGGGGCCCAGTTTGGGCCGTTTCGAGCTGCGCCTGGCCCCGGGGGTCAGAATCGCTTCCCTCGACCGCCTGAGGGCCGAGCTGGCGCTGGCGATGGGGTGCAACCAGGTCCGCTTCGCCCCGAACCCGGAGCGGGGGACGGTGTCCCTGGAGGTTCCGCTGGCCCGGCGGCGTGTGGTCCGCCTGCGCGAGCTTCTCGAGGAGCCCGACTGGCAGGAGCACGAGAGCCCGCTGGCCTTCCCGGTGGGGCTGACCCAGGACGGAAAGGTGGTGGTGGCCGATTTCTGCGAGCTGCCGCACCTGCTGGTCGCCGGCACCACCGGCTCGGGCAAGAGCGTCTTCCTGAACGCGCTGTTGCTATCACTCCTGTACCGGGTCGGCCCGCAGCACCTCTGGCTGGTGCTCGTTGACCCGGGGCGCGTGGAGCTGGCCCCCTACGAGGGGCTGCCCCACCTCCTGACGCCGCCGGTTTACGAGCCCTACGGCGTTCTCACCATTCTGGGGTACCTGGTGGACGAGATGGACCAGCGGTACACGCGGCTGTCGGTGGCCCGGTGCCGCTCCATCGCCGCCTTCAACGACACCGTGGGCGAGCGGGGCGACGTGCCGATGCCCTACATCGTCCTGGCGGTGGACGAACTGGCCGAGCTGATGGCCGCCACCGGCAAGGCCCTCGAACAACCTTTAGCCCGGCTGGCCCAGATGTCGCGCGCCGTGGGCATCCACCTCGTCGTCGCCACCCAGCGCCCCAGCGTGGACGTGGTGACCGGGGTTCTCAAGGCCAACTTCCCCAGCCGCATCGCCTTCCAGGTCCGCTCCAAGACCGATTCCAGGGTCATCCTGGACCAGGGCGGGGCCGAGGAACTGGCCGGAGGAGGGGACCTCCTCTTCCTCCCCGTGGGGGCGACGGAACCGCTGCGGCTCCAGGGCGCATATGTGAGCGATGGAGAGGTGGAGGCCGTGGTGGGCTACTGGACGGGAAACGCCCGCGATGAAAGGAGACAAGGGGTTTAAACCCCTTGCCGCCCGCCGGGGGCCCTCGTAGCCCAAAAAAATTACCGACCCGGGAGGGTCATGCGCAGAATCGCCCTTCTAGCGTTCCTCTTGACGTTCACCGCGGCCCTCGCCGGCGAGCTGACCACGGAGGAGGTCGTGGCGCGGGTCAAGGCGTCCTACGCCACCGCGGACTCCTTCACCTGCGACGTCCGCCGTGTCACCGCCTCCGGCATGCTCGGCCAGCGGCACGTCATGCGCGGCTCCATGACCAGCCTCCTGCCCGACGAGTTCCGCATAGACTACGTCAGCCCCTTCGAGCAGTCCCTGGTCTGCAACGGCGAGACGGTTTGGCTCTACACGCCCCGGAACAACCAGGTCATCGTCTCCTCGGTGGAGGACTACGCCGAGCGGGAGATGCTGGGGAACCTGATCGGCTACTTCGAGCGGGACTACGCCTACGCGCTCGCGGGCGAGGAGGAGGTGGACGGGCGCAACACGGTGGTGCTGCGGATGACCGCCCTTTCTCCCGACTACCCCTACCCTCGGGGGCGGTTGTGGGTGGACCCCGAAACCTGGCTCCCGGCCGAGGTGGAGCTGACCGACGACATCGGGAACACGGTTTCCTACCGGCTATCGAACATCCGGCTGAACGTGGCGGTGGACCGTTCATCGTTTAATTTCACCCCGCCGCCCGGGGTGGAAGTGGTTAGGGTGGACTAGATGGACGCGGGTGACATCAGACGGGAGCGACTCAGGAGGAACCTGCGGACCGCGGGGCTCTCCCTTCTCCTAATTGCCGCCGGGCTGGTTTTGATCTTCCAGGGCGGGGCGCTGGGCATCTTCTTCGGCATCCCCCTCGGGGCCGGGGGCCTGGTCGCCCTCGTCATCGGGCTCGTCGCCCTCATCAGGGGCCTGCTCGTCCCGCCGCGCCGCTTCGCCTGCCCTCGCTGCAAAACGGAGCAGGGCGCCCTGCGCGACCTCCCCTGGACGGTCTGCACGAAGTGCGGGCTCCCCCTCGTCTTCCTGGGGGAGAGCTATCTGTCGCTCATCCACTGCGGGAGGTGCGGGGCGGAGTTCGGCGTGGGCGCAAAGCAGGACGCCCCGGTGGCCTGTCCCGACTGCGGCCAGCTCCACCTGGTCAGCGGCGGTGAGATTCAGCCCGACGACGAGCACCGGGAGGCGCTCAGGCTGGAGGACTTCACCCCCGACGGGCTTTACTCGGGCGAGAGGGGGGAGCTGCGCGTGTCCCTGTTGAGCGGTCGGGGACGCGTGTTCTTCGTGGAGAGAATCGCCGCGATGCTGGCCGAGAAGAGCACCGCCGTGGTCTGGGGGGAGCTGGTGGCCCGCACGCGCGCGTTGTGCCTCGCCTTCAGCCTGCTGGCCGAGGCGGCCGAAACGGGGGACCTCGAATCCGCCCCCGCCTTCTGGCCCGTCCTGCGGGGCTCCACCGTGAACACGGTCTACGCCTGGGCGCGCTACCTGGAGCTCACGGGCCCCCACGAGTTCCGCCCCGACGACGTCCCCGCGGAGTTTCCCCTGGGCGAGATAATCGAGTGCCAGCACGACCTGGCCCCCCTGCCCGGTTTCGGAGATAAGTGGGACCTGGACGCCGCGGCGCTGGAGGAGAGGCCGCGGTGGTTCGGGGGCCCCCGCCTCGTGCTCGCCGATTTCCGCGCCCTGGAGCGCCTGGCCCGGGAGGTGGACCCGGAGAAGGGGATGCCGTCCCTGGACGAGGAGGAGCGGAAGCAGCTTCTGGACGTCTTCTCCCTGGACAAGTTGCCCGCGGGGAAGCGGAGGCGCGTCGAGATGGTTTTGGGCGAAAAGGGCGGGCGGGCCGCCGCCTTCTGCGATCTGTCCTACAAAGCCAACGCCCGCTGCGGGCTGGTGCTTTTAGACGACGGCGGATTGGCCGCCTACGACCGGGAAACCGTGAAGTTCTACGCGCCCGACGGGGTCGCCTCGGTTTACTTCACCGACCGGGACCTCGTCGTCGAGCCGGTGGAGGGCGAGCCTTTCAAAATCCCCGCCGGCATCCCCCGGGAGCGCCGCTCGTTTCTCCTTTTACTCCAGCCGGAGGGCACCAGTGGATGACGCCCCTAAGAGGGTCCACGTCGTCTCCCTGGGTTGCGCCAAGGCCCTGGTGGACACCGAGGTCATGCTGGCCCAGCTCGAGCGGAGGGGGTACCTCCCGACCAACGACGAGGAGGCAGAGCTCTACCTGATCAACACCTGCGGCTTCCTGGAGGAAGCGCTGGCCGAGACTTTTGACGAGATAGAGCGTCTGGTCGAGCTCAAGGCGGCGCATCCCGGCTCGCGGCTGGCCGTGGTGGGCTGCGCGTCCGAGGCGCTCAAAAAGGGGATGGCCGAGCGTTTCCCCCAGGCGGACCTCGTGGCCGGGACCGGGTCGCTGGCGCACATCGGCGAGCTGGTGGACCGCCTGGAGCGGCGCCGGAAGGCGCAGCCTACGGCCGAACCGCTCCTCGACTTTCCCCCGCCCGGAGGGGCCTACGACGGCAACCCCGACCCCCTCCCCGAGCGGGTGGCGATCACCCTGCCGCACATCGCCTACCTCAAGCTGGCCGAAGGCTGCGACCTGGGGTGCACCTTCTGCGCCATCCCCGCCCTGCGCGGCCCTCAGCGGAGCAGGCCCGCGGAGCACCTGGTCGCCGAGGCGGTGTCCCTGGTCGAGGAGGGTGTGCGGGAGCTGATTTTGATCGCCCAGGAGACCACGGCCTACGGGCGCGACCTCTACGGCGAGCCGTCCCTCGTGCGGCTGCTGGCCGAGCTCTCCCTTCAGTTGCCCGAGGATGACGTCTGGGTGCGATTGCTCTACCCGAACCCCGCCCGTGTGGACGCGGAGTTGCTCAAGGGTTTCACCGAATACCCCCAGCTCGTCCCCTACCTCGATTTCCCGTTCCAGCACGCCGACGGAGCCGTGCTCGAGTCCATGGGCCGTCCCGGCGACGCACAGACGCTCGCCGCCGTCATCGCCCTAGCGCGGGAGACCGTGCCGGGGCTGGTCCTGCGTGGAACCGCCCTGGTCGGCTTCCCCACCGAGGACGGGGCCGCCTTTGACAGACTGATCCGCTTCGTGGAGGAGACGGGGTTCGACCACCTCGGGGTTTTCACGTACTCCGCCCGACCGGGGACGCGCGCCGCCGATGAGCTCGACGATCCCGTGTCGCAGGAGATGAAGGAGCTGCGCGCCGAGGCGCTCCACGACCTCCAGGAGGCCGTCTCCCTCGCCCGGAACTCGCGCCTGGTGGGCGCGCGGGACGACGTGCTGGTGGACGCCGTCGCCGCGGGAGGGGCCATAGCCCGTGGCCGCCGATTCTGCCCCGACGTGGACGGGGTGGTCGAGGTGACCCTGCCGGAGGGGCACGGCTGGCTGCCCGGTGATTTCAGGCGTGTCGTCTACACCGCGGCCCAGCCCTACGACCTCTACGCCGAGCCGGTGACCGAAGAATGACGCTGCCGAACAGGCTGACCCTCGTTCGAATCGCTCTGGCGCCGCTCTTCGTGGTGGCGGTGGCCGTCGGGCATTTTTACGCCTACCTGGCGGCGCTGGTCCTCCTCGCCCTGGCCGCCCTCACCGACCTGGCCGACGGCCGCATCGCGAGAAAAACCGGGACCCGGTCAGCCTTCGGGGAGTTCGCCGACCCCCTGGCGGACAAGCTCTTCGTCGTCACCGCCCTCGTCTCCTTCGCCGCGGTGGACGCGGTGCCCTGGTGGCTGGCGCTCATCGTCGTCTGGCGGGAGTTGATCGTCACGACGCTCAGAGCCTACGCCGCCCATCGCGGCGTGGACATCCCCCCCTCCCGGCTCGGCAAGGCCAAGACCCTGCTGCAGATGATCGCCGTGCTGGCGGTGCTGGCCTACCTGACGGCCCGCGCCGGCTTCCCCGTCCTCGGCTGGGAGTGGAATGAGATCCTCGATCGCGTGTGCCGGATAATCTACCTGGCTATTCTGGGGCTCTCCGTGGCGCAGACGCTCCTCTCCGGCGCGCAATACCTCTGGAACGCCCGGAAGCTTTTGCGGAGCGGAGTCGAGGGGGAGGAGGGCGGATGAGCTTCGTGAAGCGGACCCGGATACCGGAGACACCGCCGCTGCGGTGGTGGGAGGCGCCCTACCTGGTCGTGGCCAGCTTCGGCGGCACGGGGTTCTTCCCAAAAGCCTCGGGGACCGTCGCCAGCCTGGCGGCCTGCGTCCTCTACGTCCTTTTACCCCCCTGGCCCTGGCTCGTCGCTGTGCTCGGGGCGGTTCTCTTCATCTTCGGTGTGCCGGCGACGGGCTGGATGGCCCTCCGCTACCGCGATAACGATCCCAGCCAGGCCACAGCGGACGAGGGCGCGGTGATGCTGCTGATTCTCGCCTTCTTCCCC
This sequence is a window from bacterium. Protein-coding genes within it:
- a CDS encoding FAD-dependent oxidoreductase; protein product: MHDRVLVLGAGLTGLAAADDLAAAGVPCLVLERSPTVGGLAGGLRRNGFSFDYGPHRFHTPDPRIESWFTDLFPDGAWLRPRRKSEIQLVGRRFAYPLELGDVVRKLDFTDNARAFSDYLVSSLRRALSRPDEASFEDWVVNRFGRTLYDLYFKPYTEKLWGVPTREISPDWAAQRISLVSLFDVLKRLLSRGSGKDPRTYAREFLYPEAGIGELPRRLAARAVSRGAEIRLDAEVVALKVREGAFEVEVKDADGKVYRESGSAVVSTVPLAELVGFIEPRPGAEVLRATRGLRSRSVVFLHLTLDGETPSDNHWIYFPEPGYVFNRVSEPANFSPKLTPPGCAAITAEVSCDVGDRFWRMGLGELCRKNLSGLASVGLLKKSPRACAVSRRPHAYPLYDRGYGERFKVCLEHVNRHPGLITTGRQGLFRYGNMDHAVVMGRKAALSLRGKMDREEAQAVGTTQEYFG
- a CDS encoding glycosyltransferase; its protein translation is MRRLLLIVKNFPPFRTEPNTANLVKYLGRQGWKIDVLCSRPGWGVDTRGLTRDEAQLEALHPSTTVFPVATVNPVHGLGLLLKGRGNAGSSGGRLSRRHVSPLGRLFRSVLHVPDSEHYWFHPAFWRGLRLIKKRRPDLLLTSGPPFTTHLAGWKLKKLTGIPWVCHSRDLFLENPLYTPWLPWRRGLDRVLERLVMRGADAVTTVYPEATELLRRRYARPGQFFRTVRNGYDEEVFAGMEPVSTDRFTVLYGGRLAADDADGRTGWSLLDGLGLWLKRRPGLRKAVRLRLVGNIHPVYGEEVARRGLADAVEIFPPVPLGEMVGLELGADVLVIILEDSPKNWFTAGGKIYESARAGRPILGVLPENAAARLIRQKNLGLVARYGSAEQVATALDALHEGVTSGTLSYGGPERDAFVRETSFERLAARFSEIFGELLG
- a CDS encoding undecaprenyl-diphosphate phosphatase; this encodes MDLLQAAALGFVQGATEFLPVSSSGHLVLTGALIGVEPDFNLAFGVFLHFATALAVLVYFAKRFVGLVRILFVNPVRWIGGKKIPDGDRRLGRLLVGIILGTLPAVAVGLLLKAQIDEAFRSPMLAAAMLYVTAAILFSLLLRKRDRVKAETVETTEPPAPPFWRALLVGVAQAVAILPGISRSGATIVAGIHLGEEQRHAAEFSFLLSLPAILGANIVELGDVISSGTWLPWPVYLIGGATAFFTGLAAIWVVMRTVKSGRFWLFGIYCAVVATVSLIVW
- a CDS encoding DNA translocase FtsK 4TM domain-containing protein, producing MVSRKKKKDEERAVGTGLFLLVAGILSFVSLIVFLDSGAPENIGEASSGFVGDLGLSWGRAQVWLCGYLALALALVVAYLGVELLRGTREKLGRRIIGFLLLVTSLAVLFGLTGVGGADTPWHHYGGLVGVGIAGWLLGAVGSLGTIVAALVGLIFGFTLATGVRIAALGGGLAGGCRWVAGKVGRLFRGRDWSRAVPETTAPVESVQAEPVPPVETTKSKPPEPEVAEELTDLPEWQQPGVSAVNEAPPLDLLAPRESGDQPDDPEERRARVRILTGFLEQNQLAANVVEYTEGPSLGRFELRLAPGVRIASLDRLRAELALAMGCNQVRFAPNPERGTVSLEVPLARRRVVRLRELLEEPDWQEHESPLAFPVGLTQDGKVVVADFCELPHLLVAGTTGSGKSVFLNALLLSLLYRVGPQHLWLVLVDPGRVELAPYEGLPHLLTPPVYEPYGVLTILGYLVDEMDQRYTRLSVARCRSIAAFNDTVGERGDVPMPYIVLAVDELAELMAATGKALEQPLARLAQMSRAVGIHLVVATQRPSVDVVTGVLKANFPSRIAFQVRSKTDSRVILDQGGAEELAGGGDLLFLPVGATEPLRLQGAYVSDGEVEAVVGYWTGNARDERRQGV
- a CDS encoding outer membrane lipoprotein carrier protein LolA → MRRIALLAFLLTFTAALAGELTTEEVVARVKASYATADSFTCDVRRVTASGMLGQRHVMRGSMTSLLPDEFRIDYVSPFEQSLVCNGETVWLYTPRNNQVIVSSVEDYAEREMLGNLIGYFERDYAYALAGEEEVDGRNTVVLRMTALSPDYPYPRGRLWVDPETWLPAEVELTDDIGNTVSYRLSNIRLNVAVDRSSFNFTPPPGVEVVRVD
- the rimO gene encoding 30S ribosomal protein S12 methylthiotransferase RimO yields the protein MDDAPKRVHVVSLGCAKALVDTEVMLAQLERRGYLPTNDEEAELYLINTCGFLEEALAETFDEIERLVELKAAHPGSRLAVVGCASEALKKGMAERFPQADLVAGTGSLAHIGELVDRLERRRKAQPTAEPLLDFPPPGGAYDGNPDPLPERVAITLPHIAYLKLAEGCDLGCTFCAIPALRGPQRSRPAEHLVAEAVSLVEEGVRELILIAQETTAYGRDLYGEPSLVRLLAELSLQLPEDDVWVRLLYPNPARVDAELLKGFTEYPQLVPYLDFPFQHADGAVLESMGRPGDAQTLAAVIALARETVPGLVLRGTALVGFPTEDGAAFDRLIRFVEETGFDHLGVFTYSARPGTRAADELDDPVSQEMKELRAEALHDLQEAVSLARNSRLVGARDDVLVDAVAAGGAIARGRRFCPDVDGVVEVTLPEGHGWLPGDFRRVVYTAAQPYDLYAEPVTEE
- the pgsA gene encoding CDP-diacylglycerol--glycerol-3-phosphate 3-phosphatidyltransferase, with amino-acid sequence MTLPNRLTLVRIALAPLFVVAVAVGHFYAYLAALVLLALAALTDLADGRIARKTGTRSAFGEFADPLADKLFVVTALVSFAAVDAVPWWLALIVVWRELIVTTLRAYAAHRGVDIPPSRLGKAKTLLQMIAVLAVLAYLTARAGFPVLGWEWNEILDRVCRIIYLAILGLSVAQTLLSGAQYLWNARKLLRSGVEGEEGG
- a CDS encoding phosphatidylglycerophosphatase A gives rise to the protein MSFVKRTRIPETPPLRWWEAPYLVVASFGGTGFFPKASGTVASLAACVLYVLLPPWPWLVAVLGAVLFIFGVPATGWMALRYRDNDPSQATADEGAVMLLILAFFPREWGYLALAFLLFRFFDIAKLPPCRRIERLSGGWGIMLDDLMAGVYTAVLLAVVYLTKLMPAWARVPLPDLWF